A DNA window from Endomicrobiales bacterium contains the following coding sequences:
- a CDS encoding CTP synthase — MANYKTKYIFVTGGVVSSLGKGITAASIGVLLKARGLKVNILKLDPYLNVDPGTMSPYQHGEVFVTVDGAETDLDLGHYERFIDQETHCTNNVTSGKVYESVLNAERRGDYLGKTVQVVPHITNEIKRRIHLVSDGYDVVIVEVGGTVGDIESLPFLESIRQLRLDCGRENVLYVHVTLVPYIRAAEEMKTKPTQHSVMKLREIGIEPSILICRMEKALTNDLKNKISLFCNVETRAVFDERDVGSSIYEVPLLLQAQNLDGLILEYLGLKAKSSKLKVWEDMVYKCRFPKHKTTIAVAGKYTELKDAYKSIWEALKHGGVGNDTHVEIRYIDAESENAEESLKSVDGILVPGGFGDRGIEGKIRAIQIARENNIPFFGICLGMQCAVIEFARNVLGWKSANSSEFDKKTKYPVIHIMADQENVKNMGGTMRLGGYKCEVIKDTFARRAYKKDNIIERHRHRYEFNNKFKIAMCKKGLRIAGVNPQRKLVEIVEIANHPWFVGVQFHPEFLSRPLRPHPLFNDFVAASLKIRQEKEKKYDKQNS, encoded by the coding sequence ATGGCAAACTATAAAACAAAATACATTTTTGTAACCGGCGGGGTGGTTTCTTCACTTGGTAAAGGTATTACGGCCGCATCAATTGGTGTATTGCTTAAGGCAAGGGGTTTGAAGGTAAACATTCTAAAACTTGACCCATACCTAAATGTTGACCCAGGAACAATGTCGCCCTATCAACACGGAGAAGTTTTTGTAACTGTTGATGGCGCGGAAACCGATCTTGACCTTGGGCATTATGAGCGTTTTATAGATCAGGAAACACACTGTACCAATAATGTAACTTCTGGTAAAGTTTACGAAAGTGTTTTAAACGCGGAACGTCGCGGCGATTACCTTGGCAAAACAGTACAAGTTGTGCCACATATAACAAATGAAATAAAAAGAAGAATTCACCTTGTTTCAGATGGATACGATGTTGTAATTGTTGAAGTTGGCGGCACAGTAGGCGATATAGAATCTCTGCCATTTTTAGAGTCCATTAGGCAGCTTCGTTTAGACTGCGGGCGTGAAAATGTGCTTTATGTGCATGTAACACTTGTTCCATATATACGCGCCGCAGAGGAAATGAAAACAAAACCCACACAGCACAGCGTTATGAAACTGCGTGAAATAGGCATTGAACCCTCAATACTTATCTGCAGAATGGAAAAAGCGCTCACCAATGATTTAAAAAATAAAATATCTCTTTTTTGCAATGTTGAAACCCGTGCGGTTTTTGACGAACGCGATGTAGGCTCTTCAATTTACGAAGTTCCTCTGTTGCTTCAGGCGCAAAATTTAGATGGTCTAATACTTGAATATCTTGGGCTTAAGGCAAAAAGCAGCAAACTTAAGGTATGGGAAGATATGGTTTATAAGTGCCGTTTCCCAAAACATAAAACAACCATTGCTGTTGCAGGAAAGTACACAGAGTTAAAAGACGCCTACAAAAGTATTTGGGAAGCGCTTAAGCATGGTGGGGTTGGTAATGATACACATGTAGAAATTCGCTACATAGATGCAGAAAGTGAAAACGCTGAAGAGTCATTAAAATCAGTTGATGGCATACTTGTGCCAGGTGGTTTTGGTGATAGGGGAATTGAAGGTAAAATAAGAGCAATTCAAATTGCGCGAGAAAACAACATCCCGTTTTTTGGAATATGCTTAGGTATGCAATGTGCCGTAATTGAGTTTGCAAGAAATGTTCTTGGATGGAAAAGTGCCAACTCATCTGAGTTTGACAAAAAAACAAAGTATCCTGTTATACATATAATGGCTGATCAGGAAAATGTAAAGAATATGGGTGGTACAATGCGTCTTGGTGGCTATAAGTGTGAGGTCATCAAAGATACATTTGCCCGCAGAGCGTATAAGAAAGACAATATTATTGAAAGGCATCGTCACAGGTATGAGTTTAACAATAAATTCAAAATTGCAATGTGTAAAAAAGGTTTAAGAATAGCTGGCGTGAACCCACAACGGAAGCTTGTGGAAATTGTGGAAATTGCAAATCATCCGTGGTTTGTTGGTGTGCAGTTTCACCCAGAGTTTCTCTCAAGGCCATTAAGGCCGCATCCGTTATTTAATGATTTTGTGGCGGCTTCGCTTAAAATCCGCCAGGAAAAAGAAAAAAAATATGATAAACAAAATAGTTAA
- the kdsB gene encoding 3-deoxy-manno-octulosonate cytidylyltransferase: MKNRVIGIIPARYASTRLLAKPLALIAGKTLIERVWRQVIKSRQLSDVYIATDDKRIADKALGFGAKVVMTSSKCKTGTDRISQAANKIGGAKLFVNIQGDEPLIDPKTIDKVAFELACDKEADIVTAAYPVLEHEIVSPNTVKVVIDKKGFALYFSRSVIPFNRDGVKINYLKHQGIYGYKKSFLDSFTTLSQSSYEKAESLEQLRALENGYKIKVVLVKSDSIGVDTPEDILKVEGMLNGKL, encoded by the coding sequence ATGAAAAATAGAGTAATTGGCATTATTCCAGCGCGTTATGCATCTACCCGATTACTAGCAAAGCCGTTAGCGCTTATTGCCGGTAAAACGCTGATAGAGCGGGTATGGCGGCAGGTTATCAAAAGCCGTCAGCTTAGCGATGTTTACATTGCAACCGATGATAAACGAATTGCCGATAAAGCGCTTGGTTTTGGCGCAAAGGTTGTAATGACCTCAAGTAAGTGTAAAACGGGAACTGATAGAATATCTCAGGCGGCAAATAAAATAGGCGGTGCAAAACTATTTGTAAACATTCAGGGCGACGAACCGCTCATAGACCCAAAAACAATTGACAAGGTTGCATTTGAGCTTGCATGTGATAAAGAGGCAGATATTGTTACTGCCGCGTATCCTGTTTTGGAGCATGAGATAGTAAGCCCAAACACTGTTAAGGTTGTGATAGATAAAAAGGGTTTTGCATTGTATTTTTCAAGAAGTGTTATTCCGTTTAATAGGGATGGAGTTAAAATAAATTATCTTAAACATCAAGGAATTTACGGGTATAAAAAAAGTTTTTTAGATTCATTTACAACTTTATCTCAGTCATCTTACGAAAAAGCAGAATCTCTTGAACAGTTAAGAGCTTTGGAGAATGGTTATAAAATAAAAGTAGTTCTGGTTAAATCTGATTCTATTGGCGTTGACACGCCTGAAGATATATTAAAAGTTGAGGGGATGTTAAATGGCAAACTATAA